Proteins encoded by one window of Paenibacillus urinalis:
- a CDS encoding AAA family ATPase has product MEFSKSSDYAASLLERLVQRVETVMVGKKQEIRLILIAMLSGGHILLEDVPGTGKTKLIKTIASCLGASFGRIQFTSDVMPSDVTGTSVFKPITGDFEYKPGPIMVNIVLGDEINRAAPRTQSSLLEAMEEKSVTVDGTTYALPKPFLLMATQNPMQFEGTFRLPEAQLDRFMMRLSLGYPTVHEEVEMMNRQGGSGDAFIRPVMLAEELVKMQREASAVFVDPVIKEYIAGIAAHSRIHPELVLGISPRGSIAWMCAAQAAAYMNGRMYVIPDDVKEVAIPVLSHRIRSRADLSHHYNSESIIRSLLQEIPIPVQPARARG; this is encoded by the coding sequence ATGGAATTCTCAAAATCTAGCGATTATGCTGCCAGTTTGCTTGAACGATTGGTGCAGCGAGTTGAGACAGTCATGGTCGGCAAGAAACAGGAAATTCGTTTGATTCTGATCGCGATGTTATCGGGAGGCCATATTTTGCTGGAGGATGTACCGGGAACAGGAAAGACCAAGCTCATCAAGACGATTGCCTCATGTCTGGGTGCAAGCTTTGGAAGAATTCAATTTACTTCAGATGTGATGCCTTCAGATGTTACAGGTACATCGGTGTTTAAGCCGATCACAGGTGACTTTGAATATAAACCAGGACCCATTATGGTGAATATTGTGCTCGGCGACGAGATTAACCGGGCTGCCCCGAGAACCCAATCGTCCCTGCTTGAAGCGATGGAAGAGAAAAGTGTAACGGTGGATGGCACCACTTATGCACTGCCTAAACCCTTTCTGCTAATGGCTACACAGAATCCTATGCAATTCGAGGGAACGTTTCGTCTTCCAGAGGCGCAGCTGGATCGCTTCATGATGAGGCTGAGCTTGGGTTATCCCACAGTCCATGAGGAAGTAGAAATGATGAATCGGCAGGGAGGATCCGGTGATGCATTCATCAGACCCGTTATGCTGGCGGAAGAGCTTGTCAAAATGCAAAGAGAAGCATCGGCTGTTTTTGTGGATCCAGTGATTAAGGAATATATCGCCGGTATTGCAGCCCATTCGAGAATACACCCGGAGCTCGTACTTGGTATTAGTCCAAGAGGAAGTATTGCCTGGATGTGTGCTGCTCAAGCAGCGGCTTACATGAACGGCCGAATGTACGTTATTCCCGATGATGTCAAGGAAGTGGCTATTCCCGTATTGTCTCACCGTATTCGAAGTCGTGCAGATCTATCTCATCATTATAATTCAGAATCCATTATTCGCTCTTTGCTTCAGGAAATCCCGATCCCTGTTCAGCCCGCACGGGCAAGAGGGTGA
- a CDS encoding transglutaminase-like domain-containing protein translates to MTIYNQNRFDPKEVGAGATAAQAAAFHEPWYFRAAASLALFVMFLEWLRPGGISGDLWSPSSISLIVLTLLLLLIGTWNMSLGKSLMIRLLLSFIGLWWMVKEVSGADWMLQYPLILKQDIFIWLNRDGFWLISDETKTILVTLGWSLFVSAVQILVIQLRTVLLFGVVTSLYVFGVELVNGENATGAMIRIISCFLFLQTLMQLPKLNSMGLSARVKDKERHLLWIGIALGSVLLVGGAAAVSSVLPVKSPDLNALADTRERLIDWADGLQSSPSEAALARTGYDNGGSDMGAPLVTNNEVFFTAYSPVATYWRGQSRSIYDGRSWKSEYNDAEPKHYISTSGRIREDEIEENPYFRLIQQTVELQTPAQGGADIFTGGVPVRLNLYQSENARAPQNEKGITGQNKANQQFPYIVSDYASGNLRFDDMHSNSYKTVTSYSADVLIPIEDLSSLRGVTGSDPAEIKRMNLQLPQALPDRVRELAANITDGTANRYDAVTRVASYLRLNYSYSLDTRVPPSGKDFVDDFLFTTKKGYCNHFSTTMVVLLRSQGIPARYVQGFGPGERSDPRSNEYTVTHGDAHAWAEVYFSGVGWIPFEATPGYSTEELETAGASEPDEAAPSEQRNIISMVHKIGSAIKSGLVSIMQPLTLSVTAASALLLAAAVQAGRSYSPAIRLRLMLSWQRSRVFPDRERLLRVGTPVWERIAQKYGVREQGVTLREYTAALPLTGTPVHDDVRQFAADWESLVYAAEPFSRAASVAFLNRCLRISRSLK, encoded by the coding sequence ATGACTATTTACAATCAGAACCGTTTTGATCCCAAAGAAGTTGGTGCGGGAGCGACGGCAGCGCAAGCGGCGGCCTTTCATGAACCATGGTATTTTCGCGCAGCGGCCTCCCTCGCTTTATTTGTTATGTTCCTGGAATGGCTCAGACCGGGAGGAATAAGCGGTGATTTATGGAGCCCATCCTCCATTAGTTTGATCGTACTAACTCTTCTCTTGCTGCTGATTGGCACATGGAATATGTCACTCGGCAAGTCCCTTATGATCCGGTTACTCCTATCATTCATAGGCTTGTGGTGGATGGTGAAGGAGGTGTCAGGTGCAGATTGGATGCTTCAATACCCGTTGATCCTCAAGCAGGACATATTCATCTGGTTAAATCGTGACGGCTTCTGGCTCATCAGTGACGAGACCAAGACAATCTTGGTTACGCTGGGCTGGTCCTTGTTCGTAAGTGCTGTACAAATACTGGTCATCCAATTAAGGACTGTCCTGTTATTTGGTGTGGTAACGTCCTTGTACGTCTTTGGTGTTGAACTGGTAAATGGAGAGAATGCGACAGGTGCCATGATTCGAATTATCAGCTGTTTTTTATTCCTGCAGACACTCATGCAGCTTCCGAAGCTTAATAGTATGGGCTTATCAGCTCGGGTGAAGGACAAGGAACGCCATCTGTTGTGGATTGGCATTGCCTTGGGTTCTGTGCTCCTGGTCGGAGGTGCGGCTGCTGTATCCTCGGTTCTTCCTGTCAAATCCCCGGATCTCAATGCTCTGGCGGATACCAGGGAACGCCTCATCGACTGGGCGGATGGATTGCAATCCTCTCCATCTGAAGCTGCCTTGGCAAGGACCGGGTATGACAATGGAGGAAGTGACATGGGCGCCCCCCTTGTTACCAACAATGAAGTGTTTTTTACAGCATATAGTCCTGTGGCAACTTATTGGAGAGGGCAGTCCCGATCCATCTATGATGGACGAAGCTGGAAGAGTGAATACAATGATGCCGAGCCTAAGCATTACATCAGCACTTCAGGTCGGATTCGGGAGGATGAAATTGAGGAGAATCCCTATTTTCGCCTGATCCAACAGACAGTAGAGCTGCAGACACCAGCCCAGGGCGGTGCAGACATTTTTACAGGTGGAGTGCCTGTTCGTCTGAATCTTTATCAATCAGAGAATGCTCGCGCCCCACAGAATGAGAAAGGGATCACTGGACAAAATAAAGCCAACCAGCAGTTTCCGTATATAGTAAGCGATTATGCCTCAGGGAATTTAAGGTTCGATGATATGCATTCAAACAGCTATAAGACTGTGACGAGCTATAGTGCTGATGTCTTGATTCCTATCGAAGATCTAAGCAGCCTGCGGGGCGTAACGGGCAGCGATCCTGCAGAGATCAAGCGCATGAATTTGCAGCTGCCGCAGGCTCTTCCGGACAGGGTTAGAGAACTGGCCGCCAATATTACGGATGGAACAGCGAATAGATATGATGCTGTAACTAGGGTTGCATCGTATTTGAGATTGAACTACTCGTACAGTCTGGATACCAGAGTGCCTCCGTCCGGCAAGGATTTTGTAGATGACTTCTTGTTCACCACGAAAAAGGGTTATTGCAACCATTTCTCCACTACCATGGTTGTGCTGCTTCGCAGTCAGGGGATCCCCGCGAGATATGTACAGGGATTCGGCCCTGGCGAACGTAGTGATCCGCGATCCAATGAATATACGGTAACTCACGGGGATGCTCATGCATGGGCTGAGGTGTACTTTTCGGGAGTAGGGTGGATTCCTTTTGAGGCGACACCAGGATATAGTACAGAAGAGCTTGAAACTGCGGGGGCTTCCGAGCCTGACGAAGCTGCACCGTCCGAGCAGCGAAATATAATCAGCATGGTACACAAGATTGGCAGTGCTATTAAGAGCGGACTAGTATCGATCATGCAGCCATTGACGCTGTCTGTGACAGCTGCCAGCGCACTCCTGCTTGCAGCAGCGGTGCAGGCGGGGCGAAGCTACAGCCCCGCTATAAGACTGAGGCTGATGCTGAGCTGGCAGCGCAGTCGTGTCTTTCCAGACCGTGAGCGTCTGCTTCGTGTGGGGACTCCGGTCTGGGAGCGAATCGCACAGAAATATGGGGTGCGAGAACAGGGTGTGACGCTGCGTGAGTACACCGCAGCCCTGCCTTTAACCGGTACTCCCGTACACGATGACGTGCGGCAGTTCGCCGCCGATTGGGAGTCGCTGGTGTATGCAGCGGAGCCGTTCTCTCGGGCGGCGAGCGTAGCGTTTCTGAATCGCTGTCTGCGGATTTCTAGATCACTTAAGTAA
- a CDS encoding DUF58 domain-containing protein, protein MWRTYRNWLFMTLLLAGLSFAYHIQGGGTLLFLLICCAAIAGYGLLILWAKPRNIRIVRTLETDRVAAGNKVNVHVHLEADIPLLLRWLRIEEVAADSQLEHKQLIFTGRSRSYSYKYTIRAVHRGVYVFDTCKVVWGDVFGWFTGSCRVEAPCTLIVHPSLQTGSGHIRTGLNRSWEGAAYRTRYHQTSMGTEVREYVEGDPMRYIHWKSSARSGKLQVRIPEEQRGGQVYLMLDNNIHAYVSKRADGGSAFSWDAYEEAVSTCAKLLRSAYEEGIGAHLTIFDWGKGNSDREGGGVNNSVLNWIAMPAAGEGKGYEQLDYLAGLEPAGTWKCQGRQWRQDTGNSLHDPSFYGNLAPGSLVYMITGMSTELNKAICEHYSGQHIQMVLCETIGNGQDGVDRMNSRGSAV, encoded by the coding sequence ATGTGGAGGACATATCGTAACTGGCTGTTCATGACGTTGCTGTTAGCTGGTTTGTCATTTGCTTACCATATCCAAGGTGGAGGGACGTTACTGTTTCTCTTGATTTGCTGTGCAGCCATAGCGGGCTATGGATTACTGATTCTATGGGCAAAGCCCCGGAATATACGGATCGTACGGACATTGGAAACGGACAGAGTAGCAGCTGGAAATAAAGTGAATGTACATGTTCACCTTGAAGCAGATATCCCATTATTACTGCGCTGGCTGAGGATCGAAGAGGTCGCAGCTGATTCTCAGCTTGAACATAAGCAGTTGATTTTTACGGGACGATCGCGTTCTTATTCATATAAATATACGATTCGTGCGGTGCATAGGGGAGTGTATGTATTTGACACCTGCAAGGTGGTCTGGGGTGATGTGTTCGGCTGGTTTACAGGCAGCTGCCGGGTTGAGGCACCTTGTACTTTGATTGTTCATCCATCACTCCAGACAGGCTCGGGTCATATACGTACTGGTTTGAATAGATCCTGGGAAGGCGCGGCTTACCGTACACGCTATCATCAGACCTCAATGGGGACAGAAGTCAGAGAGTATGTAGAGGGGGATCCAATGCGCTATATCCATTGGAAGAGCTCGGCTCGCAGCGGGAAGCTGCAGGTTCGCATTCCAGAGGAACAGAGAGGCGGACAGGTTTATCTCATGCTGGATAACAATATCCATGCCTATGTGTCTAAACGGGCAGATGGCGGAAGTGCGTTTTCATGGGATGCTTATGAGGAGGCGGTGTCTACCTGCGCGAAGCTCCTCCGGTCTGCCTATGAAGAGGGAATAGGTGCTCATTTGACTATTTTTGATTGGGGTAAGGGTAACAGTGATAGAGAAGGCGGAGGCGTAAATAATTCAGTGCTGAATTGGATCGCTATGCCTGCCGCCGGAGAAGGGAAGGGGTACGAACAGTTGGATTATCTGGCAGGTCTTGAACCGGCAGGAACATGGAAATGTCAGGGAAGACAATGGAGGCAAGATACGGGAAACAGTCTCCATGACCCTTCCTTTTACGGAAACCTTGCTCCAGGCTCCCTAGTCTATATGATTACTGGCATGTCAACGGAATTGAATAAAGCAATCTGTGAGCATTACAGCGGACAGCATATACAGATGGTCTTATGTGAAACGATCGGAAACGGCCAGGATGGTGTGGATCGGATGAATTCAAGGGGAAGTGCCGTGTAA
- a CDS encoding glutamate-1-semialdehyde 2,1-aminomutase, which produces MNRTQSEHHYAEALEHIVGGVNSPSRSFKAVGGGAPVFMKRGEGAYFYDVDDNRYIDYLAAYGPIITGHAHPHITKAITDAAVNGTLYGTPTTLEVKLAKMLKEAIPSMDKVRFVNSGTEAVMTTIRVARAYTKRTKIIKFAGNYHGHSDLVLVAAGSGPATLGIPDSAGIPASIAQEVITVPYNDLGGLEEALKTWGHEVAAVMVEPIVGNFGMVMPKPGFLEGLVKLAHEHGALVIYDEVITAFRFHYGSTQTYAGLDNHDLIKPDLTALGKIIGGGLPIGAYGGSKEIMEQVAPLGPAYQAGTMAGNPASISAGIACLEVLSQPGVYEEMERLTIRLTDGIKAAADRNGIPLTINRIRGSFSTHFCDHPVTNYEEAQDTDGEAFAAFFRHMLNRGVHLAPSKYEAWFLTTAHTEADIDATIEAAEQSFKAMAEA; this is translated from the coding sequence ATGAATCGTACGCAATCGGAGCATCATTACGCTGAAGCTCTTGAGCATATTGTTGGAGGCGTCAACAGTCCTTCACGTTCTTTTAAGGCGGTTGGGGGCGGTGCGCCTGTATTTATGAAGCGTGGAGAAGGAGCTTACTTCTATGACGTGGATGACAACCGCTACATAGACTACCTGGCTGCCTATGGTCCAATTATTACGGGACATGCCCATCCGCATATTACGAAAGCCATTACGGATGCAGCAGTGAACGGAACATTATACGGTACACCAACTACGCTTGAGGTCAAGCTTGCCAAAATGCTGAAGGAAGCTATCCCTTCCATGGATAAAGTGCGCTTCGTCAACTCCGGTACAGAGGCCGTCATGACGACGATCCGAGTTGCCCGTGCCTATACGAAGCGAACCAAGATCATCAAGTTTGCCGGTAACTATCATGGCCACTCGGATCTGGTACTCGTTGCTGCAGGTTCTGGTCCTGCGACACTCGGGATACCGGACAGTGCGGGTATTCCTGCAAGCATTGCTCAGGAGGTCATTACTGTACCTTACAATGATCTTGGCGGTCTGGAAGAAGCACTGAAGACATGGGGCCATGAGGTTGCGGCCGTTATGGTTGAGCCGATTGTCGGCAATTTCGGTATGGTGATGCCGAAGCCCGGATTTCTTGAAGGACTGGTGAAGCTTGCGCATGAGCATGGCGCACTTGTTATCTACGATGAGGTCATTACCGCATTTCGATTCCACTACGGTTCAACGCAAACCTATGCGGGACTGGATAACCATGATCTGATCAAACCGGACCTGACCGCCCTTGGAAAAATCATCGGAGGAGGACTCCCTATCGGAGCTTACGGTGGATCAAAGGAGATTATGGAGCAGGTTGCTCCGCTGGGTCCCGCCTATCAGGCCGGAACCATGGCAGGCAATCCAGCTTCGATCTCCGCAGGAATTGCTTGTCTTGAGGTGCTGAGTCAGCCTGGTGTCTACGAGGAAATGGAGCGCCTCACCATTAGATTGACAGATGGAATTAAAGCCGCTGCTGATCGAAACGGTATTCCGCTGACCATTAACCGGATTCGCGGCTCGTTCTCTACTCATTTCTGCGATCATCCGGTCACGAATTATGAAGAGGCCCAGGATACGGATGGAGAAGCGTTTGCGGCATTCTTCCGCCATATGCTGAACCGCGGTGTCCATCTGGCCCCTTCCAAGTATGAAGCATGGTTTCTAACTACCGCGCATACAGAGGCAGATATTGATGCCACCATTGAAGCGGCCGAGCAATCC
- a CDS encoding polysaccharide deacetylase has product MKAKMSIVAGMVVLFILAVTAYINPSQIISSANSSAEKESKLDNSSAVTEDREAKNPPKAVVSQMAYAAHSSINKPEATVAVKQAASKQAVRSAQASAVKEDKSRLNEASAETKVKSDSQASKKTVYLTFDDGPGKHTAEVLDILESYEVPATFFVLGKYVETYPELVYRMHEEGHAIGNHTYNHDYDELYDNFPDFWSQIKETEEAIRLITGSRPQLVRAPGGTFGHFDQTYFELMKQAGYSVVDWNVDSGDSKRSGVPAAEIAQQATEVSSDKDLVILLHDGGNHGETVKALPDIIEYYQKQQYQFAVLDPAEKPVQFRVKNDESIKKRFQPSSKWINNVIAPNAELFEEGPALVIEAGKQVAELKYGEYRLENGQYIVPLREVIEKFGGTVKWNTAERSADTVFGTNVIKVKPDEQLVTASEGGYAAETDIYMENGVMWLPLRSLLNAAHFEVKSLVRGTVEIVVYAK; this is encoded by the coding sequence ATGAAAGCGAAAATGAGTATCGTAGCAGGTATGGTTGTCTTGTTTATATTGGCAGTAACAGCGTACATAAATCCTTCCCAAATCATTAGCTCGGCCAATTCCTCAGCGGAGAAAGAAAGTAAATTAGATAACAGCTCTGCAGTCACAGAAGATAGAGAAGCGAAAAATCCCCCAAAGGCAGTCGTCTCACAAATGGCCTATGCAGCTCACAGCAGCATCAATAAACCGGAAGCAACAGTGGCAGTCAAGCAAGCAGCAAGTAAACAGGCAGTTCGTTCAGCACAAGCAAGCGCGGTTAAAGAAGATAAAAGCCGACTAAATGAAGCATCCGCAGAAACAAAGGTGAAGTCTGATTCCCAAGCGAGCAAAAAGACAGTTTACCTAACTTTCGACGACGGCCCGGGGAAGCACACTGCTGAAGTACTCGATATATTGGAGAGTTACGAGGTGCCAGCCACTTTTTTTGTACTTGGAAAATATGTAGAGACGTATCCTGAACTGGTCTATCGAATGCATGAAGAAGGGCATGCCATTGGCAATCATACGTATAATCACGATTATGATGAACTTTATGATAATTTTCCTGATTTTTGGTCACAGATTAAAGAAACAGAAGAAGCAATCCGGCTGATTACCGGCAGCAGACCACAGCTGGTACGCGCGCCTGGAGGAACGTTTGGGCATTTTGACCAGACCTATTTTGAACTGATGAAGCAGGCAGGTTATTCGGTTGTGGATTGGAATGTGGACAGCGGTGATTCGAAGCGCAGCGGGGTCCCGGCAGCAGAAATCGCTCAGCAGGCCACAGAGGTCAGCTCAGATAAAGATTTGGTCATTCTGCTGCATGATGGAGGAAATCATGGGGAGACGGTGAAAGCCCTGCCGGACATTATCGAATACTATCAGAAACAGCAGTACCAGTTTGCGGTGCTCGATCCTGCGGAGAAGCCGGTTCAGTTCCGTGTGAAAAATGATGAATCGATAAAGAAGAGGTTTCAGCCGAGCAGCAAATGGATAAATAATGTTATCGCTCCTAACGCTGAACTATTCGAGGAGGGACCTGCGCTTGTCATCGAGGCAGGCAAACAGGTGGCTGAACTCAAGTACGGCGAATACCGGCTCGAAAATGGACAGTATATCGTTCCTCTCAGAGAGGTGATTGAGAAATTCGGAGGCACAGTGAAGTGGAATACAGCTGAGCGCAGTGCTGACACGGTGTTCGGAACAAACGTAATTAAGGTAAAACCGGACGAGCAGCTTGTCACTGCTTCAGAAGGGGGATATGCAGCAGAGACTGATATCTATATGGAAAACGGAGTGATGTGGCTTCCATTGAGATCGTTGCTGAATGCTGCCCATTTTGAAGTCAAATCCCTGGTCCGAGGAACAGTCGAAATTGTCGTCTACGCCAAGTAA
- a CDS encoding TerC family protein, with translation MELFLEYAWVLLVLVALEGLLAADNALVLAIMVKHLPEDQRKKALFYGLLGAFVFRLASLFIISFLVDVWQVQALGALYLLYISINHVVKHFVGKRQTEDAKPKPEKPKKQSGFWMTVLKVEVADIAFAVDSILAAVALAVALPPSGIPEIGGLDGGQFIVIFLGGFIGLVIMRFAATFFVKLLQQRPGLELAAFVIVGWVGVKLAVITLAHPDVGLIDEHFPHNAAWKASFYIVLVLIAVVGWFASSKKEVPAEDVATKEVEEVQPGKDTSN, from the coding sequence ATGGAGCTGTTTTTAGAGTATGCATGGGTACTGCTTGTGCTCGTTGCTCTAGAGGGATTACTTGCGGCAGATAATGCCCTGGTTCTCGCAATCATGGTTAAGCACCTGCCTGAGGATCAGCGTAAGAAGGCGTTGTTCTACGGTTTGCTTGGTGCGTTCGTATTTCGTTTGGCATCACTGTTCATCATTTCGTTCTTGGTGGACGTGTGGCAGGTACAGGCACTTGGAGCCCTATACCTCTTGTATATTTCCATAAATCACGTGGTCAAGCATTTTGTTGGCAAAAGGCAGACCGAGGATGCGAAGCCTAAGCCGGAGAAGCCGAAGAAGCAGTCTGGCTTCTGGATGACGGTACTCAAAGTCGAAGTTGCCGATATCGCATTTGCGGTCGATTCCATACTTGCAGCGGTAGCTCTTGCTGTTGCGCTGCCTCCAAGTGGAATTCCAGAGATCGGTGGTTTGGATGGCGGACAGTTTATCGTTATCTTCTTAGGCGGCTTCATCGGGCTTGTGATTATGCGTTTCGCAGCGACCTTCTTTGTTAAATTGCTGCAGCAACGTCCAGGTCTTGAGCTTGCGGCCTTCGTTATCGTAGGCTGGGTAGGGGTTAAGCTGGCAGTTATTACACTGGCACACCCTGATGTAGGTCTGATTGATGAGCACTTCCCGCATAATGCAGCATGGAAAGCAAGCTTCTATATTGTGCTTGTGCTGATCGCGGTTGTTGGATGGTTCGCTTCTTCGAAGAAAGAAGTTCCTGCCGAGGATGTGGCAACGAAGGAAGTCGAGGAAGTACAGCCTGGTAAAGATACATCAAATTAA
- the bcp gene encoding thioredoxin-dependent thiol peroxidase, translating into MELTIGAKAPDFVLEGSGGQKVRLSDYRGKRVVLYFYPKDMTASCTDEACQFRDAHASFSTLNTVILGVSTDPASRHDKFIAKYELPFTLLSDEDHQVSELYGVWQLKKLYGKEYMGIVRSTFLIDEEGILVKEWRKVKVKGHIDDALAFIQTHMEK; encoded by the coding sequence ATGGAACTAACCATTGGCGCAAAGGCGCCTGATTTTGTGCTTGAAGGAAGCGGAGGACAGAAGGTTCGGTTATCCGACTATCGCGGTAAACGCGTTGTACTTTACTTTTATCCCAAGGATATGACGGCTTCCTGTACGGATGAGGCATGCCAGTTTCGAGATGCTCATGCATCGTTCAGCACACTGAATACAGTGATTCTGGGGGTAAGTACGGATCCGGCGAGCCGGCACGATAAATTTATTGCCAAGTATGAGCTTCCATTCACACTTTTGTCAGATGAGGATCATCAGGTGTCTGAACTTTACGGGGTCTGGCAGCTCAAAAAGCTGTATGGCAAAGAGTATATGGGTATCGTTCGCTCCACTTTTTTAATTGATGAAGAAGGAATATTAGTGAAAGAATGGCGCAAGGTTAAAGTGAAGGGCCATATTGATGATGCGCTTGCGTTTATTCAGACCCATATGGAGAAGTAG
- a CDS encoding LCP family protein — protein MTKKTKRILWTAVTVVILAVLLPAAYYFTSVVNELQDLQKEGEESPFYNVEKVDQERTPEPPKWEGKEPVNILLMGVDARGMAEGEIPRSDTMMVASLNPVSKKISLFSLLRDTYTEIPGYGSDRINTAITHGPNVAMQAASDLLGIPVQYYVYTDFQGFIALVDAIGGIEFEVEKDMHYVSKADHHEYDIDLKQGLQHLDGEKALMYVRFRHDAMSDFSRTERQRELIGAIADKMQTTTSIAKLPAILNEVNPYIDTNLTLNDMWKLASLGYQSNFQGSEQIPPMSLLVEEKIGGAAVLSVRDDEELKTYVQEIVNPTETEKVQDTTTIDKSASGDSQ, from the coding sequence ATGACCAAGAAGACCAAACGAATTCTGTGGACCGCTGTTACCGTTGTGATCCTTGCTGTCTTACTGCCTGCAGCTTATTATTTTACTTCGGTTGTAAATGAACTTCAAGATTTGCAGAAGGAAGGCGAGGAGTCCCCTTTCTACAACGTCGAGAAGGTAGACCAGGAGAGAACACCCGAGCCTCCGAAATGGGAAGGTAAAGAACCTGTGAACATTCTGCTCATGGGCGTTGACGCCAGAGGCATGGCCGAAGGTGAAATACCAAGATCAGATACGATGATGGTTGCCTCCCTCAACCCGGTTTCCAAGAAAATTTCACTGTTCTCTCTCCTTCGTGATACATACACCGAAATTCCCGGATACGGCAGCGATCGCATTAATACGGCGATTACCCATGGCCCTAATGTAGCGATGCAGGCAGCCAGTGATCTGCTCGGCATACCTGTTCAGTATTACGTATATACGGACTTCCAAGGCTTTATCGCGCTGGTCGATGCGATCGGCGGCATTGAATTTGAGGTTGAAAAAGATATGCACTATGTCAGCAAGGCAGATCATCATGAATATGATATTGACCTTAAGCAGGGGCTGCAGCATCTGGATGGTGAAAAGGCATTAATGTATGTCCGATTCCGGCATGATGCCATGTCGGATTTCTCAAGAACCGAACGTCAGCGAGAGCTGATCGGTGCCATTGCAGACAAAATGCAGACAACAACGTCAATAGCCAAGCTGCCAGCCATTTTAAATGAAGTAAACCCATATATCGATACAAATCTCACCTTAAATGACATGTGGAAGCTGGCTTCGCTTGGATATCAGAGCAATTTTCAGGGCAGCGAGCAGATTCCGCCAATGAGCCTTCTTGTTGAAGAGAAAATCGGCGGGGCCGCTGTGCTTAGCGTAAGAGATGATGAAGAATTAAAAACTTATGTCCAAGAGATTGTTAATCCAACGGAAACGGAAAAGGTCCAGGATACAACGACTATCGACAAATCAGCCAGCGGTGACAGTCAGTAG